From Balneola sp. MJW-20:
CTGCTGTTACCTTCAGAGGTAGATGCGTCAAAAGTCAGTGTGTAACTTTCACCGGGACTTAATTCGACTATCTGGCTCAAGTTTACAGAAAAAGCCTCTCCTGCAGACTGAACATCAGCAAAATTGAAACTGTTTCCATTTTCAGTCCTGATATCCAGTGCATTACCATACCAGGAACCATCGTTTCCGGCCTCGAAATCACCGTTCGTTACAAGTTCACCTTGTGGGCCACCGTTATCCTGTACTTCAGAAAAGGTGATATTATCGAAATAGATCGTGGCATCTTCGCTTCTTTCCCCAAAATCCGGAAAGATAGTAATACCATTCCAGGGTTCACTTGGTGGGTTATCGACATTTGAAAAATCAAAAGTCAGCTCTTCCCATTCGTTGGTTACTGTATTGGCAACCTTTACTTCCGGATAAGCAAAACCTGAGGCGGTCTCCAGCTTTATTCCTACGTCGCTTATCTTAGACTTCCAGACCATGATCTTAATGGTTCTGTTGGTCTCATCCAGTGTAAATGAACCGATATCTCTGGTAGTTGCTCCAGCGAAGGAAGCTCCTTCTGCTCTTACCGTGATAGCAGCTACAGAATCTGATGTATTGGCTCCGGTAGCATCAGGATTGAATATGACATCGACTGGGGGGTTATCACCATTTTCGAATACCGTCCAGGACCAGTCTGCACCGTTTCCGTCGGCCTCAAAGTTAATGGGGTTTATTTGAGCAGTCGCGACTGAGGACAGGGCGAATGCTACTATTGTCAAGAAAAATGATTTCATAGCTCTCTTTCTGATTAGTTTAAATTGTATCGCTTTACTATATCTATATGATCTTTTTAGATTTAGTCTATACTAACTACAATTGTAGTGATTAACTAATCATTCCGTTTTAAAACCTATTAAAAAGGTCGAACTAATACTTCAGTTTTTCTTTACTGTCCCAGATTCCCCAATAGGCTCCTACAGTACCCTCACTTTGAACTTTCCAGGATTCATCAAAGGATGAAAAGTAAAATACTTCGATCTCCTGGTCATGAGTCCAGAGAATTGTATTGATGAAATACTTCATAGCGCTTTCTTTGGATGGGAATGCTCCGCCCAGACTTTCGCCTTCGCTGGGCCAGCCCGTTTCCGATATGATCACTCTCTTATCTCCGGCAACCTCTTTCACAGAATAGTACATTTGTCTCATATGCTGCAGAGAATCGTTGAAGTGAGTACCCTCCCAGAATGGATAACAGTTACATAAGATCACATCGCATAGTTCAGTAATCGCAGGTTTCTGTACGAATTCATAATAGGCATCCACATAACTTACCGGAATATCAGGCAATGCCTCTTTTACCCTTCTCATATAATCCAGCAGCTGTTCTTCGGTGAGGTCGTTTCGGTATAGTACTTCATTCCCAACGGCAGCTATGTCGACATATCCTTCTTTACCGAGCCTGATCAGTGATTCGATCTCTTCTTCATTCTTGTCAAGATCACTGCCAAGCCATGCTCCAACCAGTGTTTTAAGGCCGTATTCTTTAGCGATCGGTGGAATCAGTTCATTCCCTTCCGTACAGGAAAAAGATCTTATCCAGTCAGTATGGTTCTTTAGGATCTGAATTCTCCGGTGGATCTGTCCGTCATAGATCGCATCACCCGGTTTCTGATTCTCCTCATACAGGCTAAAGCAGAATCCGTGAATACCACTATCCAGTACTCTTTTAAAAAGTTTCTTTATTTCATCTTCCGAGAGGTCTTCCATATAATCGAGTTTCTCGATCATATCTGATTGTTTGAAATTAAGGAATCGTTCTTCTCTGAATGACATGTTTCTACTTTTAAATAGTTCGTATGTTATGGTGGTCTCAGAGCTGAAAGAAGTCTCTTCCACCTGTTGTTCGTTTAATTCTTTTACCGGTTCCTTTTCACTTTTTGATTCATCGGAACTAATTTCACCTTTTCTTTTTGCGAGCGCTTCTCTGATCTCATTCGCACGTTCCTCATCAATATCGTAGGTCCACATTACGAGAATGGCAATGAAAGTACCAAGTATCGGTAATCCGGAAAAGAATGCTCTTAAACCGGTTATCCCTGGCCAAACCTCTCCGATAGGAATAGGTCCCGGCAGAGCATCTGCACTAAATCCTACCACGCTGAGGATTACACCACTGAGTCCGCCTGCAATCGCAAAGCCAAATTTTACCATCCACCAGTATATCGCTCCAAAAATTCCTTCCCTTCGGCCCCCGTTGATCAATTCATCCAGATCTATCACATCCGCAGTCATCGACATCATAAGCGTGAATAAACTACCGATCCCGAAGGAGAAAAATGGCAATGCAATGATGAACATATAAGGTTTTCCTGGAATGAGCAGGAACCAAAATAAGATGTATCCAATAATGGAAATAGATTGAGATACTATAAAGGCTTTTTTCTTGCCCATGACCCTGGACATTCTTGTAACAATAGGTATTACTATAAAGGTTGTGGCTAAAGCACCAAGACTACCGAATAAGGTGGGCCAGACGCCGGCAGCTCCTGCATCTCCCCCAAATAAGTGATATACGATCACGAAGAAGGTAAAGGCTGCCACAGTATTAAAAGCATTAAAGATCAGGAATGTGGAAATGCATAATTTTCTGAATGGCTTTGATTTAAATGCCTCCACAAAGCTATTGATGATCTGTTTAAATCCGATCCCTATGGTCTTTAATTTAATGGGAGTATAATCATCTCGGTCTAGAGTGGATTCCCCCTTGATAAAGATGGCAGGGATCATAGCACAAACCATAAATATTCCACCAACCCAGACAGCCAGAGTCCGGGTAGCTACTTCGGCCGAAGCAAACCATTCCGGATCGTACATAATGACCCAAAACCAGGGTGCAATCACCCAGGCCCACTGCCCGATCCACTGTGCGATTGCCATGATCTGTGTTCGCTCATGGAAATCTTCACTCATTTCATAGCCCATAGCTACGTAAGGAACACTGAAAATGGTTAATCCAAGGAAAAAGACCACCGACCATGCCATGAAATAGGTGAAGTTATAATTCACACTATTGTCAGCATATAATTGCCACATGATCATGAAACTCACACCCATCACTATAGCACCAACAAATACATACTGACGGCGGCGGCCCCATTTCGACCGGGTGTTATCTGAGATGAAACCCATGATAGGATCAGTAAAAGCATCAAAAATACGAGGGAAAAAGAAGATCACTCCCCACATCCAACCCGGAAATCCAAGATCTTGCACCAGTACCACCATAAAAATACTGAGTACTGCCGGGAACATCTGGTTTGCAAGCATTCCGAATCCGAATGCTAATTTGTTTGAGAATGGTACAGTCTTGGTCTTTACTGATTCACTCATATTTTAACTCCGTTACCCACCCCATTCCATACCGGTTATGGTGTAATTAATATTGTTTGAATGGCATTTCCCCGAATTCCAACATTGGTTGATTTACCGCCCAAATTAAGTTGTACTGTCTTTGCTTCATCTACCTGATTAAGCATTACAACTGCAATGGTCCCATCCGGATTCTCAACTGCAGTTAACAATAATTCCTTGCTTTCAAGATCATGACCAATGCGGGTTGCACCGGGCCGGATATACCGGCTGAAGTGAGCCATAGTATAGTATAAAGGGGTGAAATAGACTTCATCATTTTCAGGATCGACAATGACCGGGGCCAGACACCAGTTATTTGCCCAGTTAGGTCCTCCCTGACGGTCCAGCACCATATTCCAGTCAACCCAGCCGTCGACCCAGTTATTTAAAGTACCGATCATATCACGGGCATATCTGAATACCGGGGCATATTTTGGATGCAGGTATTTTTGATCCTCAGGAGCCCAGTCCCAGCCCCAGTCTGTGGCTTCTTTTTCCCAGTACCAATCATCTTCTTTCCATTTCGGAACATCAGCATCTGCAGTAGCTTCGGTCTGTATAAGGTACTTATCAGGGGCTGCATTATGAGCGTATTGAAGCGCTTCCGGGAATACATCGTAGGTACTGGCATACCAGTGGATAGCCGTGCCATCAAAATATTTTGCAGCCTCCTCATCTCCATACATGACATCTACCCATTCTTCCAGGTGATCACGGTTTTGATCATATCCCAGCAGCACTATTTCATGACCGTCGGCTTCAAGCTTAGGGCCCAGGTGTCCGGATACAAATGCATTCATCTCTTCAGCGGTATAATGCATACTCTCCCAGTTTTCACCATTTCCCAGTGGCTCATTTTCTACGGTAATGCCCCAGATATCTATTCCCTGTTGAGCATAAGCACTAAGGTACTTTGAGAAAAAGAGTGCCCAGGTATCATAATATTCAGGCAGCAGCTTCCCTCCTTTCCAGGCATTATTGTCTTTCATCCAGGGGGGTGCAGTCCATGGTGAGCTGATGACTCTGAACCCTTCCGTTGATACTGCCATAGCATCCTTGATCAGAGGGATGATATCATCCATGTCTTCTTCAATACTGAAATTCCTGAGTTCCTTATCCGGTTCCGGGTGATAAGAATAATTACCCAGAGAAAAGTCACTGGAGTTTATGTGCGTTCGGGTGAGTGAATATTTGGCTCCGTCATCGCCGAAATAGGCCTCAATAATTCTGCTGCGGTTATCCGAACTGAGTTGATTCAGTAGCCATGCGGTCGACTCGGTAAAAGAGCCCCCTATACCGGTAATTTCCTGATATCTTTTTTCAGGATCGATGCTAACTGCTACGATGGTATCTGTTTCCGGAAATTCGGTTACTTCACTAAGCTGATTGCCACTTTTCGAGGTCTCAAATACCTGAACATCAAGTGAATTAGGTTTCATACAGCTGCTCAATAAAATGACTGATATAATGACTATACAAGAAGTAAGCCGTGATCCCATTTTTAATTTACCCCGTTATATCTTGCTTCCATTTCTCTGTGAGATGGAGGAATAAGTACCGTTTTCATCATTTCTGACTTATTACCGTTAAATGTTTTTGTAATCGCCTTCCCGTCACGGGTTAAGCCATCAAAAACACCTTCATCTACCAGGTCCCAAATAGCATATTTTGCCTGAGATTTCAAATTAAATAATCCAAAATGATTTTCAGACCCTTCCGGATTCTGTGCATCCTTCCACTGCTCATCAAATGCCTCAAAATAAAAGATCGTAACTCCGGCTTCCTTTGCCCACTCATGAATCAACTGATAATATCGGGCTGATTTAAATTCATCCGTAGCTCTGGCTTCCGATTCCCCATAAAATTCATTAGATAAGGTAGCCCAGCCTGTTTCCCCTATATGAACAGGCTTATCCACACCGATACTATTCATGTAACTTACAACGGTATCGTACTGGCTGATCGCAAAATCACGGGACCGAATCATTGCAGCCTCAATTTTTTCCAGGTCAGAGAGTGACTCATCTTCATTCGGAGCATACCAGAAATCCGGATTATAGTGAGTATTATGCATAGGATAGGTATGCATAGATATATAATCTACCGAACGGATCAGCTCATTGAGGTCTTCGGTTTTGTACTCGTTGCCTCCGCCTCCCCAGGATGCAAAATCATCTGAACTGGTAACCCAAAGTTCCTCGGGAAGTTCGCCTTTTGCTTTTTTATCCTGAGCATAGTTCACCCATTTCAGGATAATTGAAGGCTCCACGTAATATTCTACCTGCCAGTGTACCATGGCTTCATTTCCAATAGCCAGGATCTTTACAATATCCGGATATTCATTGATCAGTCGAATGGCCGTATCCATTTCAACCTGATTCCTTTTACTGTCCTCGTCTCTCACACGTACCGGATGATCGGTCCATGAATTTTTCGCATCGATCCAGGCACCCAGCATCACATACATCTCAAAATCCGGATCCTCTTTTTTCAGTTCTCTTATCGCTGCCAAAACATTGGATGCATGATCAAGATGAACATTATAGGTCCGGACGATCCGGATACCCATAGCGTGTAACAGTAACATATCTTCTTTTAGCTGTGATACAGTAGGCTGTAAGTCACGTGTTATCTCCCGGTAACCGCCATAACTGATAGCTTTGTAATCAGGATTTCCGAGTATTTCTTTTGCTGTAACGGATGACATATTCTTCTTCGATAATGATTCACAAGATATTGTGAAAATGATTGGTAAGACTAGCAGACACGCCAGGTTTCTTATTATGACATTTGGCCGGATCCCTTTCATCTCAAATGGTCCCGGGAAATAAACACGACCATCTTTTCGATCTTTCCGCTTCTCGTAAGCAGCTGGTCTGTTGTATCATGATCCAGTTTATTCCCTTCAAAGTTTTTGACAGAGCCATCCGTATATATGACATCAAGTCCTGATTTATCTGAACTTTGATAAATAACCGGAACCTGACAACAGGTGAACGTGAGAGAATCTTCCGGCAAATTCAACTCTTTAGGTTCCTGTAATACATCAACATAGTTGAAAGTACCGGCTTGAGTCCTGAACTCACTTTTCTTAAGTAAACCCGGGTTAAATACCAGACATCCGTCCTCAATAGAGATACCGAGCTCACCGAAACGAACCAGTATATCCTCTTTAACCTGACCGGTCATACCAGGCTGCTGAGCACCACGATGGTATGGAGTATGTGAATAAGGATCTGTAGGGAAGGCACCATATAATTCAGGATCTTTATGAACTCCTATTCCTTTACCGATCTCATCAAAGTGAATTTCAATTTTAGAAAGGATGTTGTCATCAGCATCTTCTTTCCTTGCCTGTTCATGAACTTCAAAAACTGCCAGATGTAGTTTTGAAACCATGTGCCAGTAAATGGAACCCAGCCCCTCATAGGCAAAGAAAGTACCGGACCTACCTGTAAATGCTTTATGATTAAATACTTCCTCAAATATCCTGAGGATGAGTTTCTCTTCTTTCTCAACCAGTGTACTATATTCTCCAGAGCTTAAGCCTTTCAGTGCTTTCCTGAGGTCGGCAGCATTCTTGAAGTTACCGTTAAAATGGTAATTACCTTCAACATCCTGATTTATGATTCTGTGATCACCTGCACTCAGAAGTTTCTTCAGAAGTTCTGACTTTTTTACAGAATTCTCAGGAATATTATTCTTTTCAAGAAATCCCTGAAGATCTTTATTCGGATACAGGATATAACTCTGCTGGTCTTTGCGGTACAGCGCACTGTTGCGAAGTGCATCCAGTACTTTGTTTGCTTCCTCGGAGTTCAGATATTTTGAGCTTAGAACGGCAACCTGCCCTTCCAGCATCTCATCCAGATACGAAACAGAGATCCCATCATCTTCTACACTCATCAGGTTATAGGAATGATATAAATCATCCGTCCGGCGGTTGGCATCGATAGAGTGCTCAAGATATTCAAGGGCTGTGCTTACAAATTCCTTCAGGTCACTAAATCCGATCGCCTTCTTTTTCCCGCTGAACCCCTGATCATAGATCTTATCTCTGTAATCGCTGCCGGCCTGCCCCAGACCATCAGTGATCTTCTTTCTGACCGTATTATCGATCTGACCATCAAGTATTCCTTTATTGGAATTCAGTACTTGATTTATGCCTGAGAATAGTTCAGCCATCTCTTCAGAAACAGCTATTTCCTCAAGGTCGGTCTTTGCAAGAATAGGTTCAAAAAAGTTCAGAAATCTTCTCAGATAGTATAAAGTGACCATTGAAACCCCGTTTCCTACCAGGGCATTATTGGCATCATTCCACTCCGGACGCTGAGTATTCATCCAGATCCCTCCCTCGGGAATAAAATTGGAAACCTTAGCCAGCACAGTAGCCAGGATCTTTTCGAGGAAGTTTACATGGTAGATATTTTGCTCACCGCTGCCTAGTAACGCACCGTCAGCTCCGAGCTCCTCCACCTTCTCACGTATAATGCGATCTGATTCCTCATCGAACTCGATCGTGTCTTTGGGATCCTTTACAATCTCTTCGTAGGATTTGATCCTGTAGGGTACATTGGCAAATACAAAATTTTCCTTACCGAATAGGTCCAGAAATTCCTCAGGCTTATGATCATAATAGAATTCAAGGAATTTAAGCAGATAGATGATCTGGTGATCTCCCCAGTAACCGATGTATGACCATGGATCATCCGGCTCAATTATTTCCCAGTCAAATCCCCCTTTGGTCACACGATAAGGGTTATAACCATCGAAAGTTGTGGCATTCAGAAACTTAAAGATCATCCCTTCAATAAAATCAGGGTATGAACGCACCAGAGCTTCCCAGTTCTGGAATATATCTCTCCAGTTTCCTTCATAATCCAGGATCTTGGATCCATCTACTTCACTATGGGTATTGATCGAAAATTTATTCCAGGGTCGGCTTGGATCCCCATGCCGCCTGCTGAATTTCAGGGGCAGATACTCAGTTGCCAGTCTGAGAAAATCAGGGTCATCCATTTCGGATAGCTGGTGATCAAGTTGCTGCCTGTTAAATTCATCGGGTAAGCTCTCCATGAAAGAGAGATTACGTTCATAAACAGAAACATTAGCGTTCTTCATATAGGAGGAGAAATCATCTTTTTCGATCCTGTAATTATGATCGAAGGTTCCACCCCGCATGATATTGAACATGGTATTAGAGAAATGACGGGTGTCTTTCAACGCATCAGAACTTAACTGCAACCCATCTGCCCCAGCAACCAATGCTTTTAATTTAGCGGTCCCCCTTTCAATGTCCTTATTAACCTTTGAAATCAGATCATCATCTTCCTGAATAGACTGGCTGAGTTCTACTACTCCGGACTGATCCTGATTTACATTAGCAACGATCATCCAGTCTTTCTGAGCATCACGACCTAATTCAATCTCTTTTATTATGAAGTAAGCACCTTTTTCACCCTTAACATCCTGCTCTTCCTCTACTATCTCCTGATTACGGAATTGGTCAAGTTGCAGGGAAGATAGCAGGTATTGCGGATTTTCCAGTCCTGCAGACCATGCCACATTCGCTTTCAGTGCTTCGCTCGGCTCTGCTTTATCTACAATGATCGCACTTAATGCATAGATTCCCAGACCGCTTTCAGCGACCAGCTCATTACGCTTATAGGCATCCACAAGGTTGCTGGCTCGTACCTGAAGATCACTGCTGACCCCATGGGGCATGATATTCTGGATACCATCCAAAAGGGTGATCTTTCTGGATTCCCCCGAGTGATTGATCAGCTGAGACTGTTTGACGAATCCATATAAATTACTGGAATTCCATTGGTAACGGAAAGTAAGATCAAGGTCATGATTGATCTCTTCAAACATCACCTTATTACCGAACTTATTCTTATACAGATTTCTGCTGATCTTAAACCGATGTGCATTAAATTCTGAGAATGGCTCCCATACCCATACTTCATCGTTTTTAGATACCTGAAAAATGGATTTATTACCGGTCGTATGTGCCAGTTCGGTTATTTTATCATCGGTATAGTATGGAAAAAGTGCGAACTCAGCATTCTTTCGACCCGCTGACAGCCCCCCGTTACTTGAAATGAACATCCAGTGGTTGGAGTCACTTACAATGCTCATAAAGAATGAGCGCATTTTGTTGAAATCAGGAATTTTGAACCAGGATTCTTTACCGATCTGCTTTAATTCTATGGACACTACTACTTTAAATTTTGTTTAAAAATTCACTCAATGTCGGGAATTTATTGGTTCAAATCACCCATCACCATAGGTTATTGAGAATATACCCTGACATAATCTACTTTCATTGTTTGAGGGAACGGAGTACTAGGACTTGGTGGCCCCACGAAAGATCCGCCAACAGCAACATTCAATATAATATAGAATGAATTGTCATTGAAAACCCATTCACCATTTACATCTTCCGGAGTAATCGTATTATAAAGTACATCATCCACAAAATAATGAATAAAATCAGGTCCCCATTCTATCGCAAAGATATGATATTCAGTGTCAAACCTTCCACCATTTAATGCATAACTTTCAGAAACGGCATTACCACCTGAATATCCAGGTCCATGTACACTTCCGTGAATAACCTGCGGTTCCTGTCCCCGGTATTCCATAATATCTATCTCTCCGATCTGGGGCCAGACCACCGTACCGTTTGAGTCGTCACCCAGTAACCAGAAAGCCGGCCAGATTCCCTGTCCAAAAGGTAGTTGTATCCGGGCTTCAAAGCGACCAAATGTTCTTTCAAATAACCCTTTGGTCAGTATCCTGGCCGATGTATATGAAGATCCCTCAAAAGACTCTTCTCTGGCCGTAATAAGGAGATTCCCGTCTTCGACTTTAACATTTTCAGGGCGATCGGTGTAATACTGCTGCTCATTGTTTCCCCAGCCGGGTCTTCCGAAGATTTCCTGGCCGGTTCCTATGTCGTAAGTCCAGTTTTCCGGATCAAGAGTGCCATCCCTGTCAAATTCATCTTGCCAGGCTATCTCGTTGTATTCTTCACCGGTTTCGCTGTCATTAATACAAGCGGACATACACAAAAGGGTGCCCGTCATTAATGCCAATGATAATTTCATAGAACTATAAATGACTTTATTGATATCTGACTTACCGTTTAATTCTGTTCAATATTATCGATATAGAATATACCGGAAGTAGTTCCCGGTCCGTCCATAAAGAATACTAATCTGCTATACTGATCAGCCGAAGAGAAGCTCCAGGTTATCTCTTCCCAGCCACTACCGGTATGATTGGCAGACAATTCAATATCTGCAGCACCGTTTTGGCCGTTCTCAAACTTAAGCAGGACCGGAATGGGTTTTGTGGAATAGACATCGGCTGTGATCGTGGCACCGTTTGCTAAGTTAAGAGGAGTATCCAGATCAACATAAGCTCCCTCAAATGTTCTGCCCACATTAAAGATCGATCCGATCTTAGTTTCAGCAGGATTAGATCCTGACAACACCGGGTTATCTATCACCTGGAAGGAGGTGCCATTAAAGACCGTAAAGGTATAGTTAACACTTGGATCATCAAATGTGATCGGAATATCAGGTAGCTCTGTCGGAGGAGTGGAACCGTCATCATAATAGTAGATATTATCCACAAAGATATTAGATATGGTAGCGTCGGATATAAAGAACAGCAGTCCGATCTGAGTACGATCAGTTAACCCGCTTAACCCATACAGAGGGATGTCTACACTTGCCCACTCGTTTTCCCTTAAGGTATTTGAATCTATCGTGAAAGAGCCGGCAGTTTCGTTATTTCCTACAGAATTGATCAACTGTACCCTTATGAAGTCACCTTCATTTATAGCCTCTCTCACATTGATATCCACATGCAGGTGGGTCATGGAGGATGCATCAATACTTGGAACATCCAGGAACGTACCGATTCCGACAAAATTCAGGCTGGTATAGTTAATGACCCCATCGCCATCGAAGACCAGATCGGCACCACCCTCGCCTGTTCCACCCTCCGTGGTTTGTCCGTCACCATTGAAAAATCCGTTGTAATAATCTACCGGCACATTTTCATACCCTTCAGCGTCACTGAATACTGAGATCACATTAGCCGGATCTTCTGTAGGAGTTGGGGCGGGTGTATAATTACCTAAGGATTCTATGGTCAGAGAACCTTCTGCATCGACACCGCCAAGGCTTGCTGTTATAACCGTAGTACCGGTTCCTGTTATAGAGTATTCACCATTTTCACTCACCGTAGCCACGCTTGGATTTGAGGAATTAAACGTAAAGTATCCGGGGGCTACATTAAGAGTAACATCTTCTCCGCTTCCCAGATTTAAGGTCTGGGTAAGACCTGTTACTGAGCTTGTAAGTCCGATAAAACCGGCTGTGCTTGCGTCGATCCCCCCTAATATTGAAGGGCGTGGCTGTGCTATGGTCTCGAGTCTTTCGAATTTCAGCTCATCCACCCAGAATGAATAACCGTCTCCATCCTCCGGTCCCTCTGCATACCAGAAAAGACCTTGCTCGGATCGAAGCTGGGAAGCATCTGGAATGGGAATAATATACTTTTTCCAGTTGGTAGTAAGTTTGAGATCATTGAGTGTTACAAGAAATTTATTCTCAAAGAAGTCCTGACCGAACCCGATCTCATTGATTGTACCGGGTGTGGTACCCTTCGCATAAAAAGTTAGTGCATCAAAATCGGTCAGGTTTCTTCCCCCGTTATCATCACGGAAAATTGCACCCGCATAACTTCCATCCGGGTCTCCGACATTTGGCACATCAAAGCGCATAGAAGCCCCTCTATCTCCGAAAATAACATCATCATCCACACTAAAGGCGTCTAACTTGGAGCCTTCAAATGGATAATACTCCAGACCGGAACTGAATCCATCAATAAATACATCAGGATTGTCAGGGAATTCAGGTTCTTCTAATCCACTGGTTGATCGTTCACATCCTAGTCCAACAAATACTAGCAGCAGACTTCCTAATAGAATAAATCTGATATTGTTTAAAACTACTGTCTTCATGTTTCCGGTCTCTTTTAATTTCTTATATCAATTTGAATATATGTCATAAACTCCCACTCTGATCCGTTGCCAAAGCCTGGTGCAGTTGGATCGGGTACGATCTGCCCTGAAATATCGGTAGTGTAGGCTGGGGCGTAGCGGGGAGAATATTCATTAAGTGATCTCCAG
This genomic window contains:
- a CDS encoding T9SS type A sorting domain-containing protein, which codes for MKSFFLTIVAFALSSVATAQINPINFEADGNGADWSWTVFENGDNPPVDVIFNPDATGANTSDSVAAITVRAEGASFAGATTRDIGSFTLDETNRTIKIMVWKSKISDVGIKLETASGFAYPEVKVANTVTNEWEELTFDFSNVDNPPSEPWNGITIFPDFGERSEDATIYFDNITFSEVQDNGGPQGELVTNGDFEAGNDGSWYGNALDIRTENGNSFNFADVQSAGEAFSVNLSQIVELSPGESYTLTFDASTSEGNSRDMVVGIGQSDAPFYAATETVTLADTNRTYTIDLVATDDGTGNDFGSASSRVLFDMGADVGIVVIDNVSLEASVATSNENDDELPSEYVLNQNYPNPFNPTTNISFSLPQPEQVSIRVYDMLGREVATLVNQQRFGAGSHEVNFNASNLSSGIYIYRLQAGSTSFTRKMTLIK
- a CDS encoding MFS transporter: MSESVKTKTVPFSNKLAFGFGMLANQMFPAVLSIFMVVLVQDLGFPGWMWGVIFFFPRIFDAFTDPIMGFISDNTRSKWGRRRQYVFVGAIVMGVSFMIMWQLYADNSVNYNFTYFMAWSVVFFLGLTIFSVPYVAMGYEMSEDFHERTQIMAIAQWIGQWAWVIAPWFWVIMYDPEWFASAEVATRTLAVWVGGIFMVCAMIPAIFIKGESTLDRDDYTPIKLKTIGIGFKQIINSFVEAFKSKPFRKLCISTFLIFNAFNTVAAFTFFVIVYHLFGGDAGAAGVWPTLFGSLGALATTFIVIPIVTRMSRVMGKKKAFIVSQSISIIGYILFWFLLIPGKPYMFIIALPFFSFGIGSLFTLMMSMTADVIDLDELINGGRREGIFGAIYWWMVKFGFAIAGGLSGVILSVVGFSADALPGPIPIGEVWPGITGLRAFFSGLPILGTFIAILVMWTYDIDEERANEIREALAKRKGEISSDESKSEKEPVKELNEQQVEETSFSSETTITYELFKSRNMSFREERFLNFKQSDMIEKLDYMEDLSEDEIKKLFKRVLDSGIHGFCFSLYEENQKPGDAIYDGQIHRRIQILKNHTDWIRSFSCTEGNELIPPIAKEYGLKTLVGAWLGSDLDKNEEEIESLIRLGKEGYVDIAAVGNEVLYRNDLTEEQLLDYMRRVKEALPDIPVSYVDAYYEFVQKPAITELCDVILCNCYPFWEGTHFNDSLQHMRQMYYSVKEVAGDKRVIISETGWPSEGESLGGAFPSKESAMKYFINTILWTHDQEIEVFYFSSFDESWKVQSEGTVGAYWGIWDSKEKLKY
- a CDS encoding glycoside hydrolase family 30 beta sandwich domain-containing protein — protein: MKPNSLDVQVFETSKSGNQLSEVTEFPETDTIVAVSIDPEKRYQEITGIGGSFTESTAWLLNQLSSDNRSRIIEAYFGDDGAKYSLTRTHINSSDFSLGNYSYHPEPDKELRNFSIEEDMDDIIPLIKDAMAVSTEGFRVISSPWTAPPWMKDNNAWKGGKLLPEYYDTWALFFSKYLSAYAQQGIDIWGITVENEPLGNGENWESMHYTAEEMNAFVSGHLGPKLEADGHEIVLLGYDQNRDHLEEWVDVMYGDEEAAKYFDGTAIHWYASTYDVFPEALQYAHNAAPDKYLIQTEATADADVPKWKEDDWYWEKEATDWGWDWAPEDQKYLHPKYAPVFRYARDMIGTLNNWVDGWVDWNMVLDRQGGPNWANNWCLAPVIVDPENDEVYFTPLYYTMAHFSRYIRPGATRIGHDLESKELLLTAVENPDGTIAVVMLNQVDEAKTVQLNLGGKSTNVGIRGNAIQTILITP
- a CDS encoding glycosyl hydrolase family 17 protein — protein: MSSVTAKEILGNPDYKAISYGGYREITRDLQPTVSQLKEDMLLLHAMGIRIVRTYNVHLDHASNVLAAIRELKKEDPDFEMYVMLGAWIDAKNSWTDHPVRVRDEDSKRNQVEMDTAIRLINEYPDIVKILAIGNEAMVHWQVEYYVEPSIILKWVNYAQDKKAKGELPEELWVTSSDDFASWGGGGNEYKTEDLNELIRSVDYISMHTYPMHNTHYNPDFWYAPNEDESLSDLEKIEAAMIRSRDFAISQYDTVVSYMNSIGVDKPVHIGETGWATLSNEFYGESEARATDEFKSARYYQLIHEWAKEAGVTIFYFEAFDEQWKDAQNPEGSENHFGLFNLKSQAKYAIWDLVDEGVFDGLTRDGKAITKTFNGNKSEMMKTVLIPPSHREMEARYNGVN
- a CDS encoding family 16 glycosylhydrolase, with the protein product MKLSLALMTGTLLCMSACINDSETGEEYNEIAWQDEFDRDGTLDPENWTYDIGTGQEIFGRPGWGNNEQQYYTDRPENVKVEDGNLLITAREESFEGSSYTSARILTKGLFERTFGRFEARIQLPFGQGIWPAFWLLGDDSNGTVVWPQIGEIDIMEYRGQEPQVIHGSVHGPGYSGGNAVSESYALNGGRFDTEYHIFAIEWGPDFIHYFVDDVLYNTITPEDVNGEWVFNDNSFYIILNVAVGGSFVGPPSPSTPFPQTMKVDYVRVYSQ
- a CDS encoding carbohydrate-binding protein — its product is MKTVVLNNIRFILLGSLLLVFVGLGCERSTSGLEEPEFPDNPDVFIDGFSSGLEYYPFEGSKLDAFSVDDDVIFGDRGASMRFDVPNVGDPDGSYAGAIFRDDNGGRNLTDFDALTFYAKGTTPGTINEIGFGQDFFENKFLVTLNDLKLTTNWKKYIIPIPDASQLRSEQGLFWYAEGPEDGDGYSFWVDELKFERLETIAQPRPSILGGIDASTAGFIGLTSSVTGLTQTLNLGSGEDVTLNVAPGYFTFNSSNPSVATVSENGEYSITGTGTTVITASLGGVDAEGSLTIESLGNYTPAPTPTEDPANVISVFSDAEGYENVPVDYYNGFFNGDGQTTEGGTGEGGADLVFDGDGVINYTSLNFVGIGTFLDVPSIDASSMTHLHVDINVREAINEGDFIRVQLINSVGNNETAGSFTIDSNTLRENEWASVDIPLYGLSGLTDRTQIGLLFFISDATISNIFVDNIYYYDDGSTPPTELPDIPITFDDPSVNYTFTVFNGTSFQVIDNPVLSGSNPAETKIGSIFNVGRTFEGAYVDLDTPLNLANGATITADVYSTKPIPVLLKFENGQNGAADIELSANHTGSGWEEITWSFSSADQYSRLVFFMDGPGTTSGIFYIDNIEQN